Proteins from one Phyllobacterium zundukense genomic window:
- a CDS encoding addiction module antidote protein, whose translation MVEKLIPYDPAEDLTTDDAIEVFLTDAFETGDAAYIARALGVVARAKGMTKIARKTGLAREQLYRSLSENGNPTLETTMAVMKAIGFQITGKRAA comes from the coding sequence ATGGTTGAAAAGTTGATCCCCTATGATCCTGCCGAGGATTTGACGACCGATGACGCTATAGAAGTATTTCTTACCGATGCCTTCGAGACGGGGGATGCAGCCTATATCGCCAGGGCATTGGGTGTGGTGGCAAGAGCGAAGGGTATGACCAAGATCGCTCGAAAAACGGGTTTGGCCCGAGAGCAGCTCTATCGTTCCTTAAGTGAAAACGGGAATCCCACTCTCGAAACGACGATGGCTGTCATGAAGGCGATCGGGTTTCAAATTACCGGCAAGCGCGCGGCATAA
- a CDS encoding heparinase II/III family protein — MVALSETPQLWGLATAQLWRRFRRRVRMGPLYRWRFTGFTPERVLIAPQDLRPADPQLAEEFYHGRFALAGRVVETGGRSPFLIEPPNAAWQAALHNFGWLRHLRAAGTDLATANARALLGDWITTHGRSISGPAWLPEVTAQRIIAWLQHSSLILAGTDLRSYRQFMRSLAMQVRYLRTMAAVMDDGEEKLRARIALALAVLALPVTSSTSRSARRNLEFELVRQILPDGGHISRNPLTILELLADLLPLRQTYASGQEAPPKALIEAIERMLPALRFFRHHDGSLALFNGVGATMPERVIAVLRHDDIGGLPLTHAPHSGYERLSMDSTTIIADTGLAPPVTASRDAHAGCLSFEMSSGRNRYIVNAGVDRYGPPEFRPLARSTAAHSTATINDTSSCRFSSTSGLSTMIGTPIIAGPTKVNIERIEREGAVGFVANHNGYVRPFGIYHERQIVLSHNGSVIEGIDSFFASGRNPLRDTGAEDVVIRFHLHPSVNVTVDEHGLIILQAENDDIWMFSATIQPFIEDSLFFAGFRGPVKTRQITLSVNAAQRPEVEWQFTRTTLGVYG, encoded by the coding sequence ATGGTCGCGCTGAGCGAAACACCGCAATTGTGGGGACTGGCAACAGCGCAACTTTGGCGCCGTTTCCGCAGGCGTGTGCGAATGGGGCCCCTCTATCGCTGGCGGTTCACGGGTTTTACACCCGAACGCGTTCTCATTGCCCCGCAAGATCTTCGTCCCGCAGATCCGCAACTGGCGGAAGAGTTTTACCATGGCCGCTTCGCCCTTGCCGGCAGGGTTGTCGAGACGGGCGGGCGCTCGCCATTTCTGATTGAACCGCCCAATGCCGCCTGGCAGGCGGCCCTGCATAATTTTGGCTGGTTACGCCATCTGCGCGCCGCAGGCACAGATCTTGCCACCGCCAACGCACGGGCGCTGCTCGGCGACTGGATTACCACCCACGGCCGGTCGATTTCAGGACCCGCCTGGCTGCCCGAAGTCACCGCCCAGCGCATCATCGCCTGGCTGCAGCATTCGAGCCTCATCCTCGCCGGCACGGATCTTCGCTCATACCGCCAGTTCATGCGCTCGCTCGCCATGCAGGTGCGTTATTTGCGAACCATGGCCGCCGTCATGGACGATGGTGAGGAGAAGCTGCGCGCGCGCATTGCTCTCGCGCTCGCTGTATTGGCCCTGCCCGTAACGTCCAGTACGAGTCGGTCGGCCCGGCGCAACCTCGAATTCGAGCTTGTAAGGCAAATCCTGCCGGATGGCGGCCACATCTCGCGCAACCCGCTGACGATCCTTGAATTGCTCGCCGACCTTCTGCCCTTGCGCCAGACCTATGCCAGCGGCCAGGAAGCGCCCCCCAAGGCATTGATCGAAGCCATCGAACGCATGCTGCCCGCGCTGCGATTCTTTCGTCATCACGATGGCAGCCTTGCCTTGTTCAACGGCGTCGGCGCGACCATGCCGGAACGGGTAATCGCGGTGCTGCGCCACGACGATATCGGCGGCCTGCCGCTCACCCATGCGCCGCATTCGGGCTATGAACGGCTATCCATGGATTCCACAACAATCATCGCCGATACGGGTCTCGCACCGCCTGTGACGGCCTCCCGCGATGCCCATGCCGGCTGCCTTTCCTTTGAGATGTCCTCCGGGCGCAATCGCTATATCGTCAATGCCGGCGTCGATCGCTATGGCCCGCCGGAATTTCGCCCCTTGGCACGTTCTACCGCCGCCCATTCGACCGCTACGATCAACGACACGTCCTCATGCCGGTTCAGCTCAACGTCGGGGCTATCGACGATGATTGGTACGCCGATTATCGCTGGTCCGACGAAGGTCAATATTGAGCGGATCGAACGCGAAGGCGCAGTCGGATTCGTCGCCAATCACAATGGTTATGTCCGACCCTTCGGCATCTATCACGAACGCCAGATCGTCCTTTCGCACAACGGCAGCGTCATCGAGGGCATCGACAGCTTCTTTGCTTCCGGACGTAATCCACTCCGCGACACGGGTGCTGAGGATGTTGTCATCCGTTTTCACCTGCACCCATCAGTCAACGTCACAGTCGATGAGCATGGCCTGATCATACTGCAAGCGGAGAATGATGACATCTGGATGTTTTCGGCGACTATCCAGCCCTTCATCGAGGATTCGCTATTCTTCGCCGGGTTTCGGGGGCCGGTCAAAACCCGCCAGATCACGCTTTCGGTCAATGCCGCCCAGCGCCCGGAAGTCGAATGGCAGTTCACCCGCACAACCCTCGGGGTTTATGGATAA
- a CDS encoding MATE family efflux transporter, translating into MSVAIVQNASKRAWRDEIVAMLSLSWPMILTNLAQTAMTATDVMMMGWVGASTLAAGALGTNLYYVPMIFGLGLMTATSPMMARELGRNKFTVREIRRTVRQGLWIAVTISIPIWLILWNTKTILIAMGQDHALAAEAGDYVRALQWAVLPFYCYIVVRSFIAALERPGWALVIALCAVAFNALANWLLIFGHLGFPRLGIVGSGIATSLSSALMFAGFVIVISFDKQFRRYRLFGRFWRADWPRYRELLRLGLPIAAILSFEVTIFNAAAFLMGLIGADSLAAHAIAIQIASIAFMVPMGFGQAATVRVGRAYGAQDPDGIKRAGWVAFTAGTGFMVLTALLMLLAPHALISAFIDVNDPANAKVISLAVTFLAFAALFQIFDGGQAVASGMLRGLHDTTIPMIYAAIAYWGVGLPLSVGLGFWLGMEGAGVWLGLLCGLATAALLLISRWLRREKLGIEVIR; encoded by the coding sequence ATGTCGGTTGCTATAGTCCAAAACGCGTCAAAGCGTGCATGGCGTGATGAAATCGTTGCGATGCTCTCGCTGAGCTGGCCGATGATTCTCACCAATCTTGCGCAGACGGCGATGACAGCGACTGACGTTATGATGATGGGCTGGGTCGGAGCAAGTACGCTGGCGGCCGGTGCGCTGGGTACCAATCTCTACTATGTTCCGATGATTTTCGGTCTCGGCCTGATGACGGCAACCTCGCCGATGATGGCGCGTGAACTCGGACGCAACAAATTCACCGTCCGTGAAATACGCCGCACGGTGCGTCAGGGCCTGTGGATCGCAGTCACCATTTCGATCCCGATCTGGCTCATATTGTGGAACACCAAAACGATCCTCATCGCCATGGGGCAGGATCATGCGCTCGCTGCCGAGGCTGGTGACTATGTTCGCGCGCTGCAGTGGGCGGTACTGCCCTTTTACTGCTATATCGTGGTGCGTTCTTTCATAGCTGCGCTGGAACGCCCCGGCTGGGCGCTGGTCATCGCTCTTTGTGCCGTCGCCTTCAATGCACTGGCCAACTGGCTGCTGATCTTCGGTCATCTTGGCTTTCCGAGGCTTGGCATTGTCGGGTCCGGCATCGCGACGTCGCTATCTTCGGCCTTGATGTTTGCCGGCTTCGTCATTGTCATTTCTTTCGACAAGCAATTCCGGCGCTACCGCCTGTTCGGACGTTTTTGGCGTGCGGACTGGCCACGCTATCGCGAACTATTGCGCCTCGGCCTGCCAATTGCTGCGATCCTGAGCTTCGAGGTAACGATCTTCAATGCTGCTGCCTTCCTGATGGGACTGATAGGGGCTGATTCGCTCGCCGCCCATGCGATCGCCATCCAGATCGCCTCGATCGCCTTCATGGTGCCGATGGGTTTTGGTCAGGCGGCAACGGTACGCGTTGGACGTGCCTACGGCGCGCAGGATCCTGACGGCATCAAGCGCGCCGGTTGGGTTGCGTTCACGGCAGGCACCGGCTTCATGGTTCTCACCGCACTGCTGATGCTGTTGGCACCTCACGCCTTGATAAGTGCTTTTATCGACGTCAACGATCCAGCCAACGCCAAGGTGATTTCGCTCGCCGTTACATTTCTGGCTTTCGCCGCATTGTTCCAGATATTCGATGGGGGTCAGGCCGTTGCTAGCGGCATGTTGCGCGGCCTGCACGATACCACCATACCGATGATCTATGCAGCTATCGCCTATTGGGGTGTCGGTCTGCCGCTATCCGTCGGCCTCGGCTTCTGGCTCGGCATGGAAGGCGCAGGCGTATGGCTCGGTCTGTTGTGCGGCCTCGCAACAGCCGCTCTTCTACTCATCAGCCGCTGGCTACGGCGCGAAAAACTCGGCATCGAGGTCATTCGCTAG
- a CDS encoding aldo/keto reductase codes for MEYRQLGRSGLNVSALSLGTMTFGGKGNFAKTGDTDLEGAKRQIGMALDAGINLIDTADIYSTGASEEIVGQALKGKRDSILVATKARFRMGEEINDAGLSRYHLIRAAEASLKRLGTDHIDLYQLHQWDGLTPLDETLEALDTLVRSGKVRYVGVSNFSGWHLMKAMGIAALEKFIAPVSQQIHYSLEAREAEYELIPATLDQGLGVLVWSPLAGGLLSGKYRRNKATPEGTRQLANWGEPPIRDEERLYDIIEVLAGIAEARNISAAQIALSWLLGRKGVTSIIVGARTDAQLADNLKAADVILSAEERASLDKVSQLPLIYPYWHQARTASDRLSAADLSLIQPHLK; via the coding sequence ATGGAGTATCGTCAACTTGGCCGCTCCGGCCTCAACGTATCCGCGCTCAGCCTCGGCACGATGACCTTTGGCGGCAAAGGCAATTTCGCCAAGACCGGTGACACCGACCTGGAGGGCGCCAAGCGCCAGATTGGCATGGCGCTCGATGCCGGGATCAATCTTATCGACACAGCGGACATTTATTCGACTGGCGCTTCCGAGGAGATTGTCGGACAGGCTCTCAAGGGCAAGCGCGACAGCATCCTCGTCGCCACCAAGGCGAGGTTCCGCATGGGCGAGGAAATCAACGATGCCGGCCTGTCGCGCTACCACTTGATTCGCGCTGCGGAAGCCAGCCTGAAACGCCTCGGCACTGATCACATCGACCTCTACCAGTTGCATCAGTGGGACGGACTGACACCGCTCGACGAAACGCTGGAAGCGCTCGATACGCTCGTGCGCTCGGGCAAGGTGCGTTACGTCGGCGTTTCGAATTTCTCGGGATGGCACCTGATGAAGGCCATGGGCATTGCGGCACTTGAAAAGTTCATCGCCCCTGTCAGCCAGCAGATCCATTACAGCCTCGAGGCGCGCGAAGCCGAATATGAGCTGATCCCTGCGACCCTCGACCAAGGCCTTGGCGTCTTGGTATGGAGCCCCCTGGCTGGCGGGCTGCTGTCCGGTAAATATCGCCGCAACAAGGCAACGCCGGAAGGTACGCGTCAGCTTGCCAATTGGGGCGAGCCGCCAATCAGGGATGAGGAGCGGCTTTACGACATCATTGAAGTTTTGGCTGGCATTGCCGAAGCCCGAAATATTTCTGCGGCGCAGATTGCGCTTTCCTGGCTGCTTGGGCGCAAGGGCGTGACGTCCATTATCGTCGGCGCTCGCACGGACGCCCAGCTTGCGGATAATCTCAAGGCTGCCGATGTGATCCTGAGCGCTGAAGAACGCGCAAGCCTGGATAAGGTCAGCCAGTTGCCGCTCATTTATCCCTACTGGCACCAGGCCCGGACCGCATCCGACCGGCTTTCTGCCGCTGATCTTTCCCTTATCCAACCTCATCTGAAATAG
- a CDS encoding DUF1674 domain-containing protein, giving the protein MTSISVMNDDHTTTTPHADNDDSRPRPTFEQLPPAAQRALKEAEARRKAEKVKADRPREIGGRGGKDPARFGDWEIKGRTIDF; this is encoded by the coding sequence ATGACGAGTATCAGCGTTATGAACGACGACCATACGACAACGACGCCGCATGCGGATAATGACGACAGCCGGCCGCGTCCGACATTCGAGCAATTGCCGCCAGCCGCACAGCGGGCGTTGAAAGAGGCGGAAGCACGCCGCAAGGCCGAGAAGGTAAAGGCCGATCGGCCGCGCGAAATCGGCGGGCGGGGCGGCAAGGATCCTGCGCGCTTCGGTGATTGGGAAATCAAAGGCCGCACGATCGACTTCTAG
- a CDS encoding SAM-dependent methyltransferase — protein MAAEDRAARIIRTVIDVLEPQFAVELWDGARIGQTDGPILAINDPVVVRQLALKPNIGSIVELWVSGQIDVKNGTLFDLVERGPKGKFKQKLKSLPKWQLLKDVPSLLLGGGKASNSGLGGKNPFVSGSNKEAITHHYDVSNAFYQLFLDERMVYTCAYFTDWANTIDQAQADKLELICRKLRLQPGDRLLDIGCGWGAMLIYAAKYYGVTGTGVSLSEAQTALARERIKAEGLEDKITIHVKSYEHLEGQFDKISSIGMFEAVGIARYDTYYSSVRRLLRPGGLYLHHAITRRMKRNKKTFGRKSAEHLALVKYIFPGGELDHLGMTVENLEGHGFEVHDVENLREHYGKTCRMWADRLHARFDEAIAEVGAPKARLWLLYLTGCALAFERGTVQINQTLASKRKRGLSAVPQTRADLYR, from the coding sequence ATGGCAGCTGAAGATAGAGCGGCGCGGATTATCCGCACGGTAATCGATGTACTCGAGCCGCAATTTGCCGTCGAATTGTGGGACGGTGCGCGCATTGGCCAAACCGATGGCCCAATTCTTGCGATCAACGATCCCGTGGTTGTGCGCCAGCTTGCCCTGAAACCCAATATCGGCTCGATCGTCGAGTTATGGGTTTCCGGACAAATCGATGTGAAGAATGGCACCCTGTTCGATCTCGTGGAGCGTGGTCCCAAGGGAAAATTCAAGCAGAAGCTGAAGAGCCTGCCGAAATGGCAATTGCTAAAAGATGTGCCTTCACTGCTACTCGGCGGTGGCAAGGCCAGCAATTCCGGTCTGGGCGGCAAGAACCCCTTTGTCAGCGGCTCCAACAAGGAAGCCATCACCCATCATTACGATGTGTCGAACGCTTTCTATCAGCTCTTTCTCGATGAGCGCATGGTCTACACCTGCGCCTATTTCACCGATTGGGCCAATACGATCGACCAGGCGCAGGCGGATAAACTGGAGTTGATCTGCCGCAAGCTGCGGTTGCAACCCGGCGACCGCCTCTTGGACATCGGTTGCGGCTGGGGCGCGATGTTGATCTATGCGGCAAAGTATTATGGAGTGACCGGGACTGGCGTTTCACTGTCGGAGGCACAGACGGCGCTGGCACGGGAACGGATCAAGGCGGAAGGCCTCGAAGACAAGATCACTATCCACGTCAAATCCTACGAACACCTCGAGGGTCAGTTCGACAAGATCTCATCAATCGGCATGTTCGAAGCTGTCGGCATAGCGCGCTACGATACCTATTATTCCAGCGTGCGCCGCCTGCTGCGGCCGGGCGGGCTTTATCTGCATCATGCGATCACACGGCGCATGAAGCGCAACAAGAAGACCTTCGGGCGCAAAAGCGCCGAGCACCTGGCGCTGGTGAAGTATATTTTCCCGGGCGGCGAGCTGGATCACCTCGGCATGACAGTGGAGAATCTCGAGGGCCACGGCTTCGAAGTGCATGATGTCGAGAATCTGCGCGAACATTACGGCAAGACATGCCGGATGTGGGCGGACCGGCTGCACGCCCGGTTTGACGAGGCGATTGCAGAGGTCGGCGCGCCCAAGGCACGGCTGTGGCTGCTTTATCTGACCGGTTGCGCGCTGGCGTTCGAACGCGGCACTGTGCAGATCAACCAGACGCTGGCATCCAAGCGCAAGCGGGGTTTATCAGCCGTGCCGCAGACGCGAGCTGATTTGTACAGGTAA
- the htpX gene encoding zinc metalloprotease HtpX, translating to MNVMRTGMLLAFMTALFMGVGFLIGGTGGMMIALVIAAGMNLFSYWNSDKMVLNMHHAVEVDEANAPEYYAIVRDLAANANLPMPKVYLIQNDQPNAFATGRNPQNAAVAASTGLLQRLSPQEVAAVMAHELAHVEHRDTLIMTVTATLAGAISMLGNFAMFFGGGSRENHNPLGFIGVLIAMIVAPFAAIIVQMAISRTREYAADRRGAQICGNPLWLASALDKIARGAKQIVNEDAERNPASAPLFIINPLSGQGADNLFSTHPNTENRIAALEAMANEFSQAPAASRPTRAPQAPIDDEPLDDRPSPWGRDGGGRKGPWA from the coding sequence ATGAACGTGATGCGCACTGGAATGCTGCTTGCCTTTATGACCGCCCTGTTCATGGGCGTCGGTTTTCTCATTGGCGGAACCGGCGGCATGATGATCGCCCTTGTTATCGCGGCGGGCATGAATCTTTTCAGCTACTGGAATTCCGACAAGATGGTGTTGAACATGCACCACGCGGTCGAGGTCGATGAGGCGAATGCACCGGAATATTACGCCATTGTTCGCGATTTGGCCGCAAATGCAAATCTACCCATGCCGAAGGTCTATCTCATCCAGAACGATCAGCCCAACGCCTTCGCGACGGGACGCAATCCGCAAAACGCCGCCGTTGCCGCGAGTACGGGCCTGTTGCAGCGCCTTTCACCTCAGGAAGTCGCAGCCGTCATGGCGCACGAACTCGCCCATGTGGAACATCGCGATACGCTGATCATGACCGTGACCGCCACCCTTGCCGGAGCTATTTCCATGCTCGGCAACTTCGCGATGTTTTTCGGCGGTGGCAGCCGTGAAAACCATAATCCCCTCGGCTTTATCGGCGTGCTCATCGCCATGATCGTTGCGCCATTTGCCGCCATTATCGTGCAGATGGCCATCAGCCGCACCCGAGAGTATGCCGCCGACCGGCGCGGTGCGCAGATCTGCGGCAATCCGCTGTGGCTTGCGTCTGCGCTCGACAAGATTGCCCGCGGCGCAAAGCAGATCGTCAACGAGGATGCCGAGCGCAACCCCGCCTCCGCTCCGCTTTTCATCATCAATCCGTTGAGCGGCCAAGGCGCCGACAATCTGTTCTCCACCCACCCGAACACGGAAAACCGCATCGCCGCACTTGAAGCGATGGCGAACGAGTTCAGCCAGGCGCCCGCCGCCTCCCGGCCCACTCGCGCACCGCAGGCCCCGATCGATGACGAACCGCTGGATGACCGGCCGTCCCCGTGGGGCCGCGATGGCGGCGGCCGTAAAGGCCCTTGGGCATGA
- the acs gene encoding acetate--CoA ligase: protein MSEKVHPVLASAKKNALIDNDTYQSWYKQSIKDPEKFWAKHGKRIDWFKPFTKVKNTSFQGKVAIKWFEDGVTNVSYNCIDRHLKKRGDQVAIIWEGDNPYLDKKITYNELYEQVCRLANVLKKHGVKKGDRVTIYMPMIPEASYAMLACTRIGAIHSVVFGGFSPDALAGRIVDCESTFVITADEGVRGGKPIPLKDNTDKAIDIAARHHVRVKNVLVVRRTGGKTGWAANRDLWYHEETLSVKPECKPERMKAEDPLFILYTSGSTGKPKGVLHTTGGYLVYAAMTHQYVFDYHDGDIYWCTADVGWVTGHSYIVYGPLANGATTLMFEGVPNYPSVSRFWEVIDKHKVNIFYTAPTAIRALMSAGNDPVTKTSRKSLRILGSVGEPINPEAWEWYYQVVGDKRSPIVDTWWQTETGGILITPLPGATALKPGSATRPFFGVQPQLVDNEGNVLDGAADGNLCITDSWPGQMRTVYGDHKRFIETYFSTYKGKYFTGDGCRRDKDGYYWITGRVDDVLNVSGHRMGTAEVESALVSHDTVSEAAVVGYPHDLKGQGIYCYVTLMAGLEGTDALRKDLVAHVRKEIGPIASPDKIQFSPGLPKTRSGKIMRRILRKIAEDDFGALGDTSTLADPAVVDDLIANRQNKKG, encoded by the coding sequence ATGTCCGAGAAGGTTCATCCCGTGCTGGCAAGCGCGAAGAAAAACGCGCTTATCGACAATGATACCTATCAGAGCTGGTACAAGCAGAGCATCAAGGATCCGGAAAAGTTCTGGGCCAAGCATGGAAAGCGCATCGATTGGTTCAAACCTTTTACCAAGGTGAAAAACACCTCGTTCCAGGGCAAGGTCGCGATCAAATGGTTCGAGGATGGCGTGACCAACGTCTCCTACAACTGCATCGATCGCCATTTGAAAAAGCGCGGCGATCAGGTTGCCATTATCTGGGAAGGCGACAATCCCTATCTCGACAAGAAGATCACCTATAACGAGCTTTACGAGCAGGTGTGCCGTCTGGCCAACGTGTTGAAGAAGCACGGGGTCAAGAAGGGCGATCGCGTCACCATCTACATGCCGATGATCCCGGAAGCCTCCTATGCGATGCTCGCCTGCACACGCATCGGCGCCATTCATTCCGTCGTTTTCGGCGGCTTTTCTCCCGATGCTCTCGCAGGCCGCATCGTCGACTGCGAATCGACTTTCGTCATCACCGCGGATGAAGGTGTGCGCGGTGGCAAGCCTATCCCGCTCAAGGACAACACCGACAAGGCGATCGATATCGCTGCCAGGCATCACGTCAGGGTCAAGAACGTGCTGGTTGTACGCCGTACCGGCGGCAAGACCGGCTGGGCGGCAAACCGCGATCTCTGGTATCACGAGGAAACGCTGAGCGTGAAACCGGAGTGCAAGCCGGAGAGGATGAAGGCGGAAGATCCGCTGTTCATCCTCTACACATCAGGATCGACGGGCAAACCAAAAGGGGTTCTTCACACCACCGGCGGCTATCTGGTCTATGCGGCGATGACGCATCAATACGTCTTCGATTACCATGACGGCGATATCTACTGGTGCACCGCCGATGTCGGCTGGGTCACTGGCCACTCCTATATCGTTTATGGGCCGCTCGCCAATGGCGCGACCACGCTGATGTTCGAGGGCGTTCCCAACTACCCGTCAGTGTCGCGCTTTTGGGAAGTCATCGACAAGCACAAGGTCAACATCTTCTACACCGCCCCGACCGCCATTCGCGCGCTGATGAGTGCTGGCAACGACCCTGTCACGAAGACATCGCGCAAGTCGCTGCGCATCCTTGGATCCGTTGGCGAGCCGATCAATCCGGAAGCCTGGGAATGGTATTATCAGGTGGTGGGCGACAAGCGCTCGCCCATTGTCGATACATGGTGGCAGACTGAAACGGGCGGCATACTGATCACACCGCTACCCGGCGCAACGGCGCTCAAGCCGGGCTCGGCAACGCGGCCTTTCTTTGGCGTCCAGCCGCAGCTCGTCGACAATGAAGGCAATGTGCTTGACGGCGCCGCCGACGGCAATCTGTGCATCACCGATTCATGGCCCGGACAGATGCGTACGGTCTATGGTGATCACAAGCGTTTCATCGAAACCTATTTTTCCACCTACAAAGGCAAGTACTTTACCGGCGATGGCTGCCGCCGCGACAAGGACGGCTATTACTGGATCACCGGCCGCGTCGATGACGTGCTCAATGTCTCGGGCCATCGCATGGGCACGGCAGAAGTCGAATCCGCGCTTGTCTCGCACGATACGGTCTCGGAAGCCGCCGTCGTCGGTTACCCGCACGACCTGAAGGGCCAAGGCATCTATTGCTACGTCACGCTGATGGCCGGCCTAGAGGGTACTGACGCACTGCGCAAGGATCTCGTTGCGCATGTGCGCAAGGAAATCGGCCCGATTGCCTCGCCCGACAAAATACAGTTCTCGCCCGGCCTGCCCAAGACCCGCTCGGGCAAGATCATGCGCCGCATCCTGCGCAAGATAGCCGAGGACGACTTCGGCGCACTCGGCGATACATCGACGCTTGCCGATCCGGCTGTCGTCGATGATCTCATCGCCAACAGGCAAAACAAGAAGGGCTGA
- a CDS encoding RsmB/NOP family class I SAM-dependent RNA methyltransferase, which yields MSAEPGTRRPAKRPLGKKPADYIDAEDRPGLAARQVATRLLGAVIEKHTSLDGLTDNSNGHPQYMALDDRDRSLVRAILGAALRNRGSIEAAIGQLIDRPLPENAVALRHLLHVAAAQILYLDLPDRAAVDLAVTAANNDPRNRRFASMVNAVLRRLSREKETFKSEVHSHDSNVPAWFENSLIAAYGRDKTKVILDIQSKEPPIDLTVKGDPQMWAEKLGGIALPTGSVRLATVEGSLTSLPGFAEGEWWVQDTAASLPAKLFGDIEGKRVADLCAAPGGKTAQLALAGANVTALDLSANRLKRLRSNLERLKLSADTVEANLSAYQPAELFDAILLDAPCSSTGTVRRHPDVPWTKTPEDIVKLAQLQAKLLDHAVAIVRPGGIVVFSNCSLDPLEGEKVANDLLAKNPGIELVAVTRKEVGGLAELITSEGFVRSTPADLAHDNPALSGMDGFFAARFKRKY from the coding sequence ATGAGCGCGGAGCCCGGTACCAGACGACCAGCCAAACGGCCTCTAGGCAAAAAACCGGCGGATTACATCGATGCGGAAGACCGTCCCGGTCTCGCAGCGCGTCAAGTGGCGACGCGCCTGCTTGGCGCCGTCATCGAGAAGCACACCTCCCTTGATGGCCTGACTGACAACAGCAACGGCCACCCGCAATATATGGCGCTCGACGACCGCGATCGCTCGCTGGTCCGCGCCATCCTCGGCGCCGCACTGCGCAATCGCGGCAGCATCGAAGCCGCCATCGGCCAGTTGATCGACCGGCCATTGCCGGAAAATGCCGTTGCCCTGCGCCATCTGCTGCACGTTGCCGCCGCGCAGATCCTTTATCTCGACCTGCCCGACCGTGCCGCCGTCGACCTTGCGGTCACCGCCGCGAATAATGATCCGCGCAACCGCCGGTTCGCCTCGATGGTCAATGCTGTCCTTCGCCGGCTGTCGCGCGAAAAGGAAACTTTCAAGAGCGAGGTCCATTCGCACGACAGCAATGTTCCGGCCTGGTTCGAGAACAGCCTCATTGCCGCTTATGGCAGGGACAAGACCAAAGTCATTCTCGACATCCAGAGCAAGGAACCGCCGATCGACCTGACCGTGAAAGGCGATCCGCAGATGTGGGCGGAAAAGCTTGGCGGCATTGCATTGCCAACGGGTTCCGTACGTCTTGCCACCGTTGAAGGTTCGCTGACGTCGCTTCCGGGGTTTGCAGAAGGCGAATGGTGGGTGCAGGACACTGCGGCAAGCCTGCCGGCGAAGCTCTTCGGAGACATCGAAGGCAAACGTGTCGCCGATCTTTGCGCCGCGCCGGGCGGCAAGACTGCACAGCTTGCACTGGCGGGCGCCAATGTCACGGCACTCGACCTTTCGGCCAACCGGCTGAAGCGCCTGCGCTCCAATCTCGAACGTCTCAAGCTTTCCGCCGATACGGTCGAGGCCAATCTTTCCGCCTACCAGCCAGCAGAGCTATTCGATGCGATCCTGCTCGACGCGCCATGTTCTTCAACGGGCACGGTGCGGCGCCACCCGGACGTCCCGTGGACCAAGACGCCTGAAGACATAGTGAAGCTGGCGCAGCTTCAGGCAAAACTCCTTGATCATGCCGTTGCCATTGTCCGCCCCGGTGGCATCGTGGTCTTTTCTAATTGCTCGCTCGATCCACTCGAGGGCGAGAAAGTTGCCAATGATTTGCTTGCCAAGAACCCGGGAATTGAGCTCGTAGCCGTAACCAGGAAGGAAGTTGGTGGCCTCGCTGAACTCATCACCTCGGAAGGCTTCGTTCGCTCCACACCGGCCGATCTTGCCCATGACAATCCCGCTCTTTCCGGCATGGACGGCTTCTTCGCAGCGCGTTTCAAACGGAAATACTAA